The segment TGATATAGCGCTGACATTGGGAGAGCGCTTGCGGATGAGAGCGGACTCGCCGTACCTCGGCGAGCTTCGTCCCTGTCGGGGCGAGGAGCATGTGACGCACGCGGAGGATCACTTCGGCGTAGATGCGCAGGTCGTGCTCCATCAGAAGCTCATATGACTGAGCGACCGACCCGGCGACCGCGTTCTCCACCGGGAGCATCGCGTAGTCCGCGTCGCCCTGTTCCACGGCGATGAACAGATCAGCGAACGTATCGCACGGAACAGGATCGGCATCTGCCCCGAAGAACTTCTCGATCGCCTCCGCGGAGTACGCCCCCGGTGCACCTTGAAACGCCACCTTCTTCATCCTCCCTCCTTCCCGGCCATGTCCGGCCGCAATCGAACAGCATCTCCAAGGTAAACGTGCTTGATTCGCTCAGCTGATCGGTCCGTATTCCACAGGACGAGAACCCGAATGCAGCGGGGAAGACTCCCGCGCACCGCCATCTCTTGCATGCACAGAAGCGGCACCCTACTCCACCCCATCTCCCGGGCGGCGCGCGCCGGGTACTCGGCATCGAGATCGTCGGTGGCGGTGAAAACGACGCTGGCTATATCAGAGACTGCCATATCATTCGCCGCTACTATCCGCTCCAACAACTCCCGCGTCGCCGTGACGATGCTCTCCGGATCATTCGCTTCCACGCTCGTCGCTCCGCGTACACCACGGCAGCTCATCTTTCCTCCTTTCCAAAAAAATACGACCACAGGATTTCCCTGTAGCCGTCTCATGACTTTTCCGTCCGCGGACCCTAGTGCTAATTGCTAGGCACGGGCGGAAAAGCCGTTGCTAAACCGATAATAAAAGCCAAAGGAGACGTCAGTGATCAAACTCGTGCGGGCAAGAATCTCCTTTGGCCTCATCATCATGTCTGCCAGTATAGAGAGAATCACCCGGCATGTCAATACCTGGGCCGCGGTCTCCGGTGACGGCGAACCCAGCGGCGGCGATCAGCCCGAGCCCGGCGATCGCTCCCCACAGGATCATCGGCGTATGCGCAAATGCGTCGAACAGAAATCCACCGATGAACGGCCCGGCCGACCAGCCGAGGGACTCGGCGAGGCCGAAGAAGCCCATGTACCTGCCGGTCCGATCCGGCGGGGACATGTTCGCCACCGCGGTGGTGGCGCTCGGGGAGAACAGGACCTCGCCTGTGGTGATCACGATCATCAGCAGGAGGAGGATCGCATAGGAATGGGCGAGCCCGACGAAGAAGTACCCGCCGGCGAAGAACAGGCTCCCTGCGATCAACGCACGGCGGATTCCCACTCGGCGTGCGACCCGCGCCGCCGGCCACTGGAGCAGTACGACCACGATCCCGTTCAGGGTGTAAAGGAACCCGAGCTGAACATCGGTGATCCCGACGATCGTGGTGGAAAAGACCGAAAGGGTGCTGGCGAACTGTCCCATGACGAGGAACAGCGACAGGCTGAACAGGCAGAACAGAAGAAACTTTCGATCTCGTCCTGCCGCGAGGACCTGGCGGAGCACAAATCGCTCCGTCTCCCGCGTCTTGATCGACTCGGTGGTGAAAAGGAGGATCAGGACCATCCCGATGCCGGTCGCTGCCGCAGTGAGGACGAACAAAAGCGAGTAGGAGATCGAGATCAAGAACCCGCCCAATGCCGGGCCGATCGCCCAGCCTGCGTTTCCGCCGATCCGCAGCACCCCGAACGCCTCCACCCGTCGGGCCGCCGGGACGATGTCGGCGACCATCGCGCTCAGCGCCGGTTGGCTCACCGCACCGGCGAACCTGACGAGGAGGAATATCAACGCGAGGACGAGGTAATTGGCTTTGATGTAGACCAGTCCGGCCATCCCGAGGAAGAGCAAGGTCCGTATCCCCAGGGTGGAGGCGATGAGGGGCCGGCGCCCGAGCCGATCCGATAGCTCACCTCCGATGATCCGGCCAGCGGCGCTCACTCCGGCGGAGACGAGCATGATCGTCCCCACGATCCGCATCGGCACTCCGAGAACCCGGTAGAAATACAGGCTGACGAATGGCATCGCCGCCCCAAATCCGGCGGATACAATCATCTGAACAACGAACAGCGTCCACAAGCGGCGGTCGTACCCCGCAACCAGTGTGCGCAGCCGGGCGATCATGATCAGCCCCCGAACAGGTGGAACAGGACCGCGAGCGCAGGAGCGACCGCCAACGCGGGGAGGAGGTTGCCCGCCTTGAGATCCCGCAGGTCGAGGAGCTTGAACGCCAACGCAAGCAGGATGGCACCGCCGACAGCGTCCAGCTCAGCGAGCGGTGGCGCGGTGGCGGAGATGGTCGCTCCGGCGAAGAATCGCGCCGCCAGGCTCACTCCGCCCTGGTACACGAGGATCACCAGAACGGAGAAGAACACCCCCGGTCCGAGCCCGGCGACGAGGATCACCGACGAGATCCCGTCCATCACCGACTTGATCCCGAGAAGCTGCCAGTCGCCGTACAACCCATCCCGCAGCGCCCCGATCAGCGAGAGCGGTCCGACGCAGAAGAGGAGGCTGGCTGTCACGAACCCCTGCGGGATCGTCCCGTGCGCGAGCGTGGGGAAGCGACGCTCGATCGCCCTTCCCAGGTTCGCCAGCCGGTCCTCAAGCGAGAGCAGCGTTCCGATTCCACCGCCGATGATGAGGGAAAGGAGAAGGACGAGCACGTTCTGCGTCTCCAGTGCAAGCTTGATTCCAAGAACGATGGTGACGAGCCCGATCGCAGTAGTGGAAAAGCCGCTCAACCGATCGGAAATCCTCCGTCCGACGAGGAGACCGATCGCGCTCCCGAGGAGCACCGTACCTATGTTTATCCACGTCCCGATCATGCGGCAATCCTATCCGCCGCTTCGGTCCAGTACAACCCCGATCGCCGACGAAAAAACGGGTGGTGCAGCGTGCTTTGCTAACTTTGTAAATGACCGGCAAATTGGGGAATAATCTCCCGTAATCTACCCCACGGGAGGATGGAGCATGGATGAATACTTCGACGTGCTCGCGATCGGGCATGTGGCGAAAGACCGCAATATTGTAGGAGAGAAGAGCGAGATCGCCGCTGGTGGAGCAGTCTACTACGGCGGGATGGTCCTCCTTAGGCTCGGACTCCGCGTGGCGGTGATGACCCGCTTGGCGAAGGAGGACTTCGATATTCTGGACGAACTCAAGGAGGCAGGGGCTAAGATCTACGCATCGCCTGCACCCCAGACCTCAGGGATCGAGAATTTTCACCCTGATCCGAATTCGGACAGGCGAATATGCCGCCTCTTGGGGTTTGCCGGGCCGTTCCGGATCGCTGACATCCCTCCTGTAAGAGCGCGGATCTACTATATCGGCACGGTCGTTCCCGGCGAGGAGGACCTGCCGTTCATCAAGGAGATCGCCTCCCGTGGACCGATCGCCCTTGATCCGCAAGGGCACATGCGCAAGGAGATGGGGGAAGAGCTCATAAGCAATGGCTGGCCCCAGGCGAGGGAAGTGATTCCGCTCGTCCATTACCTCAAGGTCGATGATCGGGAAGCGGCTGCTCTCACCGGTGAACAGGATCGATTTAAGGCCGCGGAGGTGCTGCGAAGCTGGGGAGCGAAGGAAGTGGTCCTCACTCATCGAACAGGGGTGCTTGTGAACGCCGGGAATGAAGTGGTCGAGGCCCCGTTCCGGCCTAAGTCCCTTGCCGGACGAACCGGACGGGGAGACACCTGCTTTTCCTCCTACTTTGGGAGGAGGCTTCTCGGGGACTCCCCCGCAGCCGCAGCCCGGTTCGCCGCTGCCCTCACCACCATCAAGCTCGAGCGCCCGGGACCGTTTCGGGGGTCTTTGGAGGAAGTCGAAGCCCGCATGCGGGAGGAAATTCCTCCGCGCTGAGGCAGGGATCAAGGAGTTGTCACGTTCGACCGCGAGGCGTATAATGAGTTTGCGCAAACGCTAGCAGTTCGCAAAAGGGGGTGGTCACCGAACAACAGTCTTTCGCAGCGCAGATACAAGAGGAAACTGAGCGACAAAACGAAGGAGGCTGAAAGATGAAGAAAGCGTTGTTGATCCTTTCGGTGGCGTTGGTCCTCTTCACGGCCGCGTTCGCTCTTGGAGCGGCCAAACAGACCCTTCACATCTACACGGCGTTCGATGCCGATCAGGCTGAGGTTTACATCAAAGCGTTCGAGCAGTCCCACCCGGATATCGAGGTCAAGTGGGTGCGGCTATCCTCTGGTCAGGTCTTGGCCCGAATCCGCGCCGAGGCAGCCAACCCGCAGGCAAGCCTGTGGTTCGGTGGTTCGAACACCTCCCACATCGCGGCGGCCAAGGACGGGCTCCTCGCTCCGTACAAGGAGTCCCTCGCCTGGCAGTTCATGCCCAAGCAGTTCAAGGATCCTGATGGGTTCTGGGTCGGGCTCTACGTCGGCTACATCGGGTTCGTCTCCAACACCGAGTTCCTCAAGAAGGTGGGAGCGGAGGCTCCAACCTCCTGGCAGGATCTGCTGAAGCCCGAGTTCAAGGGAGAGATCTCCCTCGCCTACCCGTTTAGCTCCGGTACTGCCTACACCACCCTGTGCGGGATGCTGACTGCGATCGGCTCTCCTGAGCCCGGATTCGATCCTCAGGACGACGCCTACATCAAGGCATTCGATGCTCAGGTACACCATTACAACGAGTCCGGAAGCGCCTGCATCACTCAGGCCGGGCAGGGAGAGGTGGGGATCGGGATCGCCTTCTCGCATGACATCCTGAAGAAGGGGATTGCGAAAGGATTCCCGGTCGTCATGACGTTCCCCAAGGAGGGGACGAGCTACGAGATCGGCGGGATGGCTCTGATCAAGGGCGGCCCCGAGCCCGAGCTCGCCAAGATCTTCTACAATTGGGCCCTCTCCAAGGAGGCGCAAGACCTGTACAAGCAGTTCTACCGCATCCCGCTCAACCCGGAGGCCACGGTGGCCGAGGGGTGCGTCACTGCTTCCGATGTCAAGGTGCTTCCGATCGACCTTCTCTGGTACGGTGAGCACAAGGACGAGATCATCGATCACTGGCACGAGGTGACCGGCAAGTAAGCCGAACCCGAGCGCGGGGAGGCAGCGCTTCCCCGCGCGCTTTTTTACATGGGGACTTATGCGGATTTCCAGCTACCAACGCGAACTTCGGAATGAAGTCCGGCGTCTGATCCATGATCCGGTATTATTGGGCATCGTGCTCGTTGTCTTCGGGCTCCTCGCCGTGTTCATCGTCCTCCCCCTGGTGAAGGTGGTCCAGTTCAGCCTGTGGCCCGGGGGGCAGTTCAACCCGAAGTATTTCCTCAACTTCTTCCGCAAGAGCTACTACTGGCGCCCGTTGATCAACAGCATGATCGTCGGATCCCTGGTCTCACTGTTCGGCACGATCGTCGCATTCATCTTCGCTTACGGGATCACCAGGACCGACATCCCCGGGAAGGGGATCTTCCGGCTGATCGCGATGATGCCGATCGTGTCCCCTCCGTTTCTCATCGCCCTCGCCGCGATCTTGCTCCTCGGGCATCATGGGGTCGTCACTGAGGCGCTGCACTTGAATTGGGATATCTACGGTCTCCCCGGCCTCGTCCTCACGGAAACCCTGGCCTACTTTCCGATCGCGTTCATGATCCTCGAGGGAGTGCTGTCCAAGATCGATCCCGCAATCGAGGAGGCCGCCCTCGACATGGGGGCGTCCAAGCTGCGGACGTTCCTCACCGTAACCCTTCCGCTCGCCATCCCCGGGATTGCCAGTGCGATGCTCCTGGTGTTCATCCGCTCGCTCGAGGACTTCGGGAATCCGGTCGTGATCCAGGGGAATTTTCAGGTCCTTACCGTGGCCGCCTACCACGCCGTCACTGGGATGTACAACATGCCACTCGGGGCGACCCTGGCAATCTTCATGCTCATCCCGACGCTGATGATCTTCGTCGTTCAGAAGTACTACGTCGCGCGCCGCTCCTACGTCACCGTGACCGGAAAGCCGTCCGGGGTGGGACTGAAGTCGACCGAGCCACATGTGAAGTATCCTATCTTCGGGCTGATGATCCTGCTGAGCGGAGTGATCATCTTGCTCTACGGAGTGGTCCTGTTCGGCTCGTTCACCAAGATCTGGGGGATCGACCATACCCTCACCCTGAAGAACTACCAGTACGTGTTCAGCGTCGGCGGTCAGTATGTCCTTGACACGATCGAAATCGCCCTCATCGCCACCCCGATCGGGGGGATCCTATCCATGATCATCGCTTACCTCGTCGTTCGAAAGCGGTTCCTCGGCCGGGGGCTGATGGAGTTCGTCTCGATGCTCAACTTCGCCGTCCCTGGGGTCGTCGTCGGAATCGGTTACATCCTTGCGTTCAACACCCCACCCCTGCGGCTGACTGGGACGGCGCTGATCATCATCCTCGTGTTCATCTTCCGCCGCATGCCGGTGGGGATACGGGACGGGATCGCGCAGCTACAGCAGATCGATCCCTCCATCGAGGAGGCATCGAGCAGCTTGGGCGCGGGCTTCTTCCGCACGTTCACCCGCGTCACTCTTCCGCTCGTCGCGCCCGCGTTCCTGTCAGGGCTTGTGTACATCTTCGTCCGGTGCATGACCGCGATCTCGGCGGTGGTGTTCGTGGTATCGGCGAGCTGGCAGCTTTTGACAGTGGCGCTACTGTACGAAGTCGATCAGGCTAACCTGTCGGCCGCTGCTGCATATGGGTACGTGATCATCGCCATCGTTCTCGCCGCCATTGTGTTGATGCGGTTTGTCGTAGAGAAATTGTTCCAGAAAGGATTTTCGCCGATCGCGCGGGAATAGGAGAGAAAGATGAACGACGTCGTTGTCAGGTTTGAACACATCGTCAAGGTATTCGCAGAGGGGTCGAGCCGTGAGGTAAGAGCGGTCGACGATTTCTCCCTATCAGTGGGGAGGGGGAAGCTCGTCACCCTCCTCGGCCCGTCTGGATGTGGGAAGACGACGACCCTACGCATCCTCGCCGGCTTCGAATTCGCGACTTCCGGTGACGTCTATATCGAGGACAGGCGCGTCAACGACATCCCACCGCAGAAGCGGGATACATCGATGGTGTTCCAGTCGTACGGGCTCTTCCCGCACATGACGGTGTACGAAAACGTTGCCTACGGGCTGAAGGTTAAGCACGTTCCCAAGGTACAGATCAAGCGTCAGGTGGCCGAGGTATTATCCCTTGTTGGGTTGGAGGGGCTGGAGCGCCGCTCAGTCGGCCAGCTCTCCGGCGGGCAACAGCAGCGGGTCGCCCTGTGCCGAGCGATCGTCACCAAGCCTAAGGTCCTCCTGTTCGACGAGCCGTTGTCCAACCTCGATGCGAAGCTCCGCAAGGGGACCAGAGAACAGATACGGCGGCTGCAGCAGGAACTCGGGATCACGAGCATCTACGTCACCCACGACCAGGCTGAGGCGATGAGCATCTCGGACGCGATCGCGGTAATGAACGCCGGCCGGCTGCAGCAACTCGGTCCGGCCGAGGAGATCTATTCCCGTCCGGCGAATCGGTTCGTCGCCGACTTCATCGGTGAAGCGAACTTCCTCCCTGCCCGCATCACCGCGGTGTCGGACGGGCAAGTGACGATTCGGCTGTTCGAGCGCGATCTGACGGTGGAACAAGACACCCCGCGGTTCTCCCCGGGCGAGGAGGTGGATACGGTGGTGCGTCCCGAAGCGGTGGACGTCATCGGGGTAGGGGAAGGGGATGTCGATGCGGAGATCCTGTTCTCCCACTACACCGGTTCGGTAGTGCTGTATGCCTTGAAGCTTCCGGACGGAAACAGGATGGAGGTCCAGGTAGCGAACCCGAAGGAGCGCGGGCTCCTTCCGATCGGGACGGTGGTCGGGCTCCGCTTGCACCGCAAGAGTCTGCATCTCCTGAAGAAAGAGACGTGACCCGCTACCGCCTGTTTGCGTTCGACCTCGACGGGACCCTGCTTGCGCCCGATGGCGCGCTCCCAGATGACGTCCGGCAGTTCGTCCTCGAGATTTCCCGCTCCGCTCGCGTCACCATCGCTACCGGCCGCTCGCTCGCTTCAGCCCGGCCGTACATGGAAGAGCTCAAGGTGAGGACACCGGTGGTCATCTACCACGGGGCGGTCGTTTACGATCCGGTTCAGGCCAGGCCTCTTCGCGAGCTGCATATCCCCGGCCGGGAGGCGCGCCGCGCGTTCGCGACCGCACAGCGCTTTCCGGTTCATCCGCAGATCTACCGTGCAGTGGATGATCCAACGGTATACACCCCGCGGATCACCCCGCCGATCGAGGCGTTCGTGAGCAACGAAAACCTCAGGGCCGAGGAGGTACCGAATCCGGATGCTCTCCTCAGCACCGGACCGCTGAAGCTCCTGTTCATCGGGGAAGCGGACATCATCCCTGACCTCATCGCCACTCTGCGGGAGAGTGTGCCCGAAGTGACGACCGTGCGGGCAGCGCGAAACTACGTCGAGGTCCTCCCTCCCGGGATCTCCAAGGGAGATGGGCTTGCCTGGCTGTGTGATCACCTCGGAATCCCTCTCTCCCTCACCGTGGCAGTCGGAGACCAGGAGAGCGACCTCGACATGATCGAACGGGCCGGTCTCGGGGTGGCGATGATGGAAGGAGATCCGGCCATCCGGTCCCATGCTCAGGTGGTCGTCAAAAGCGTAATCGAGCTGCGTGACCTGCTCGACCTCCGATAGCCGTCCCGCGGCGGCGCACGCTTGACCGCAGGGAGAAGGATCGGTTTAATTGATTTATCGCTAGATTGAAGGAGGAGGGGGTATGCACGAAGCGATCGATCGGGCGGTGGGAGA is part of the Candidatus Bipolaricaulota bacterium genome and harbors:
- the aroH gene encoding chorismate mutase, whose product is MSCRGVRGATSVEANDPESIVTATRELLERIVAANDMAVSDIASVVFTATDDLDAEYPARAAREMGWSRVPLLCMQEMAVRGSLPRCIRVLVLWNTDRSAERIKHVYLGDAVRLRPDMAGKEGG
- a CDS encoding MFS transporter; translation: MIARLRTLVAGYDRRLWTLFVVQMIVSAGFGAAMPFVSLYFYRVLGVPMRIVGTIMLVSAGVSAAGRIIGGELSDRLGRRPLIASTLGIRTLLFLGMAGLVYIKANYLVLALIFLLVRFAGAVSQPALSAMVADIVPAARRVEAFGVLRIGGNAGWAIGPALGGFLISISYSLLFVLTAAATGIGMVLILLFTTESIKTRETERFVLRQVLAAGRDRKFLLFCLFSLSLFLVMGQFASTLSVFSTTIVGITDVQLGFLYTLNGIVVVLLQWPAARVARRVGIRRALIAGSLFFAGGYFFVGLAHSYAILLLLMIVITTGEVLFSPSATTAVANMSPPDRTGRYMGFFGLAESLGWSAGPFIGGFLFDAFAHTPMILWGAIAGLGLIAAAGFAVTGDRGPGIDMPGDSLYTGRHDDEAKGDSCPHEFDH
- a CDS encoding DUF554 domain-containing protein, with product MIGTWINIGTVLLGSAIGLLVGRRISDRLSGFSTTAIGLVTIVLGIKLALETQNVLVLLLSLIIGGGIGTLLSLEDRLANLGRAIERRFPTLAHGTIPQGFVTASLLFCVGPLSLIGALRDGLYGDWQLLGIKSVMDGISSVILVAGLGPGVFFSVLVILVYQGGVSLAARFFAGATISATAPPLAELDAVGGAILLALAFKLLDLRDLKAGNLLPALAVAPALAVLFHLFGG
- a CDS encoding carbohydrate kinase, producing the protein MDEYFDVLAIGHVAKDRNIVGEKSEIAAGGAVYYGGMVLLRLGLRVAVMTRLAKEDFDILDELKEAGAKIYASPAPQTSGIENFHPDPNSDRRICRLLGFAGPFRIADIPPVRARIYYIGTVVPGEEDLPFIKEIASRGPIALDPQGHMRKEMGEELISNGWPQAREVIPLVHYLKVDDREAAALTGEQDRFKAAEVLRSWGAKEVVLTHRTGVLVNAGNEVVEAPFRPKSLAGRTGRGDTCFSSYFGRRLLGDSPAAAARFAAALTTIKLERPGPFRGSLEEVEARMREEIPPR
- a CDS encoding ABC transporter substrate-binding protein, giving the protein MKKALLILSVALVLFTAAFALGAAKQTLHIYTAFDADQAEVYIKAFEQSHPDIEVKWVRLSSGQVLARIRAEAANPQASLWFGGSNTSHIAAAKDGLLAPYKESLAWQFMPKQFKDPDGFWVGLYVGYIGFVSNTEFLKKVGAEAPTSWQDLLKPEFKGEISLAYPFSSGTAYTTLCGMLTAIGSPEPGFDPQDDAYIKAFDAQVHHYNESGSACITQAGQGEVGIGIAFSHDILKKGIAKGFPVVMTFPKEGTSYEIGGMALIKGGPEPELAKIFYNWALSKEAQDLYKQFYRIPLNPEATVAEGCVTASDVKVLPIDLLWYGEHKDEIIDHWHEVTGK
- a CDS encoding iron ABC transporter permease, producing MRISSYQRELRNEVRRLIHDPVLLGIVLVVFGLLAVFIVLPLVKVVQFSLWPGGQFNPKYFLNFFRKSYYWRPLINSMIVGSLVSLFGTIVAFIFAYGITRTDIPGKGIFRLIAMMPIVSPPFLIALAAILLLGHHGVVTEALHLNWDIYGLPGLVLTETLAYFPIAFMILEGVLSKIDPAIEEAALDMGASKLRTFLTVTLPLAIPGIASAMLLVFIRSLEDFGNPVVIQGNFQVLTVAAYHAVTGMYNMPLGATLAIFMLIPTLMIFVVQKYYVARRSYVTVTGKPSGVGLKSTEPHVKYPIFGLMILLSGVIILLYGVVLFGSFTKIWGIDHTLTLKNYQYVFSVGGQYVLDTIEIALIATPIGGILSMIIAYLVVRKRFLGRGLMEFVSMLNFAVPGVVVGIGYILAFNTPPLRLTGTALIIILVFIFRRMPVGIRDGIAQLQQIDPSIEEASSSLGAGFFRTFTRVTLPLVAPAFLSGLVYIFVRCMTAISAVVFVVSASWQLLTVALLYEVDQANLSAAAAYGYVIIAIVLAAIVLMRFVVEKLFQKGFSPIARE
- a CDS encoding ABC transporter ATP-binding protein, which codes for MNDVVVRFEHIVKVFAEGSSREVRAVDDFSLSVGRGKLVTLLGPSGCGKTTTLRILAGFEFATSGDVYIEDRRVNDIPPQKRDTSMVFQSYGLFPHMTVYENVAYGLKVKHVPKVQIKRQVAEVLSLVGLEGLERRSVGQLSGGQQQRVALCRAIVTKPKVLLFDEPLSNLDAKLRKGTREQIRRLQQELGITSIYVTHDQAEAMSISDAIAVMNAGRLQQLGPAEEIYSRPANRFVADFIGEANFLPARITAVSDGQVTIRLFERDLTVEQDTPRFSPGEEVDTVVRPEAVDVIGVGEGDVDAEILFSHYTGSVVLYALKLPDGNRMEVQVANPKERGLLPIGTVVGLRLHRKSLHLLKKET
- a CDS encoding HAD family phosphatase — its product is MTRYRLFAFDLDGTLLAPDGALPDDVRQFVLEISRSARVTIATGRSLASARPYMEELKVRTPVVIYHGAVVYDPVQARPLRELHIPGREARRAFATAQRFPVHPQIYRAVDDPTVYTPRITPPIEAFVSNENLRAEEVPNPDALLSTGPLKLLFIGEADIIPDLIATLRESVPEVTTVRAARNYVEVLPPGISKGDGLAWLCDHLGIPLSLTVAVGDQESDLDMIERAGLGVAMMEGDPAIRSHAQVVVKSVIELRDLLDLR